A genomic region of Candidatus Bathyarchaeota archaeon contains the following coding sequences:
- a CDS encoding diphthine--ammonia ligase produces the protein MNVGVLFSGGKDSNYTVWYLMHQGFKISSLITVIPENQNSYMFHYPNVEWAKLQAEALSLPISFIRVKGEKNEELKSLFYQLKDLKEKLNFEGLAFGAIASEYQKTKLEFICEELKVASYAPLWMKDSKKILKEEIEAGFEIIVTACMAKGLSKEWLGKVINEENFQKLISLSEKHGFNLTFEGGEGETFVLNGPTFKKKILISESEIKWVGDSGFLIIKKANLTNKEAS, from the coding sequence ATGAATGTTGGAGTATTATTTAGTGGTGGAAAAGATAGTAATTATACTGTTTGGTATTTAATGCATCAAGGATTTAAAATAAGTAGTTTAATTACTGTTATTCCAGAAAATCAAAATTCATATATGTTTCATTATCCTAATGTTGAATGGGCTAAATTACAAGCTGAAGCATTAAGTTTACCAATAAGTTTTATAAGAGTTAAAGGCGAAAAAAATGAGGAATTAAAAAGTTTGTTTTATCAATTAAAAGATTTAAAGGAAAAGCTTAACTTTGAAGGTTTAGCTTTCGGTGCTATAGCTAGTGAATATCAAAAAACTAAGTTAGAGTTTATTTGTGAAGAATTAAAGGTAGCATCTTATGCTCCTTTATGGATGAAAGACTCAAAAAAAATATTAAAAGAGGAAATTGAAGCTGGATTTGAAATAATTGTGACTGCTTGCATGGCTAAAGGGTTAAGTAAAGAATGGCTTGGAAAAGTAATTAATGAAGAAAATTTTCAAAAATTAATTAGTTTATCAGAGAAACATGGGTTTAACTTGACTTTTGAAGGGGGAGAAGGGGAAACTTTTGTTTTAAATGGACCAACATTCAAAAAGAAAATTTTAATTTCTGAATCTGAAATTAAATGGGTCGGCGATTCAGGCTTCTTAATAATTAAAAAAGCAAATTTAACGAATAAAGAGGCAAGTTAA